The Pochonia chlamydosporia 170 chromosome Unknown PCv3seq00027, whole genome shotgun sequence genome has a window encoding:
- a CDS encoding F-box-like domain-containing protein translates to MDAIPLVLATEELLELIFLNLDIRPIITSVQKVCKKWHRTITTSVALQRHLYFLPAPLPSPSPTEKIRRDLNPLLGELFQPWFQHAKDPATLFDQSLLDNWRAGMSTDDLNSFVRSLLGTDKFDNARRRFSGTALYACGEDADSPWRRAGATWRNMLVAQPPVTKIGVFQHPNEDLVRSCGLRWEVIGDAAQNSPDTTSKGSATTMMSPFGPRMGELYHEILRRVRWKEVAGFEVFHGVQEVTRDEFLSRVGTMGYDSCGECGSMYDAGAELVLVIFTSMDGMEDVDDMFRLPFWRRCCGFDDPGLEAEEKEQRAAFDQWPFGQF, encoded by the coding sequence ATGGATGCTATTCCATTAGTTCTCGCAACAGAGGAGTTGCTGGAGCTTATTTTTCTCAACCTAGACATACGTCCAATTATCACCAGTGTCCAAAAGGTTTGCAAGAAGTGGCACAGAACCATTACGACCTCGGTCGCTCTACAACGACACCTGTACTTCCTACCAGCTCCGttgccaagtccaagtccgACTGAGAAAATTCGTCGGGACCTGAATCCCCTGCTTGGCGAGCTCTTTCAGCCTTGGTTTCAACATGCCAAGGATCCGGCGACGTTGTTTGACCAGAGCCTGCTCGACAATTGGAGAGCGGGAATGTCCACAGATGACTTGAACAGCTTCGTACGATCTCTTCTCGGGACGGACAAATTCGACAATGCAAGACGGCGGTTTAGTGGGACAGCTCTATATGCTTGCGGTGAAGACGCAGATAGCCCGTGGCGAAGAGCCGGGGCGACGTGGAGGAACATGCTTGTCGCGCAACCCCCCGTAACAAAAATTGGCGTATTTCAGCATCCTAATGAGGATCTAGTAAGGTCTTGCGGCCTTAGATGGGAAGTGATTGGTGACGCTGCACAAAACTCCCCTGATACAACGTCCAAGGGAAGCGCAACAACCATGATGTCTCCCTTTGGTCCGCGAATGGGTGAGCTGTATCACGAGATTCTTCGACGAGTTCGCTGGAAGGAAGTTGCTGGCTTTGAGGTATTCCACGGGGTGCAGGAGGTGACACGAGACGAGTTTCTAAGCCGCGTTGGAACCATGGGGTATGATTCCTGTGGAGAGTGCGGTAGCATGTATGATGCCGGCGCCGAGTTAGTTTTGGTAATTTTTACATCTATGGACGGTATGGAAGACGTTGATGACATGTTTCGCCTGCCGTTTTGGCGGAGATGTTGTGGTTTCGACGATCCTGGACTAGAGgctgaggagaaggagcagagGGCCGCCTTTGACCAGTGGCCATTTGGCCAGTTTTGA
- a CDS encoding CVNH domain-containing protein — protein MSFVATSQSFWLENGHILHAQCRDTDGSWKDSTIDLNQFIGNSDGWFVWDGANFSRSAQNISLDGPMLSAELTTHDGGHRERQGLNLNDRISNNNGQLAYNRQT, from the exons ATGTCTTTCGTAGCAACTTCACAGAGCTTTTGGCTCGAAAACGGCCACATCCTCCATGCGCAGTGTCGAGATACTGATGGCAGCTGGAAGGATTCGACTATAGACTTGAATCAGTTTATAGGCAACAGTGACGGATGGTTCGTTTGGGATGGTGCCA ACTTCTCTCGTTCTGCTCAGAATATCTCGCTGGACGGCCCAATGCTCTCGGCTGAGCTTACCACCCACGATGGGGGACACCGCGAGCGCCAGGGTCTGAATCTGAATGACCGGATTAGCAATAACAATGGCCAGTTGGCG TACAACCGACAGACATGA
- a CDS encoding GMC oxidoreductase (similar to Neosartorya fischeri NRRL 181 XP_001259048.1): MYPSWQTAFLGFTILTSLAHAVTLSGYEYVVVGSGAGGGPLAARLAMAGHKTLLIEAGDDQGNNPNYTVPAYSAKSSEDEKLAWNFFVRHYADDARQARDYKTSYETPEGKIYTGLNPPAGSKMLGTLYPRTGTLGGCTAHNALVAIYPHRSDFQFIASLTGDDSWAPDNMRKYFVRMENNRYLLPLARGHGYNGWLDTDRAPLTIPLKDPKLLSMITGGSFALGNYTKLLPNLLNVLLGDANEDSASRDKDGGYFQIPLSAGNGRRFGSREFVVAVRDAKNWDGSKKYPLDVRMNCHVTKVVFDETGDTPRATGVEFLDGAYLYKASPRSKSAKGTKGSVTASKEVIVAGGTYNSPQILKLSGVGPADELTKFGIKVVKDLPGVGTNLQDHYEVAVQGRVPSDWTFLKGCTFSDPDPCLDRWQHPILGDRGTYVSNGFAAAMLMKSSQASEYDAFIFGGPVNFRGYFPGYSYNITSDHDLFTWAILKGHPRNNAGHVKLLSADPLDTPEIVYNYFDTGSGDYASDLTAIREAIRVARDAFKRQLVKVDEVLPGANVQSDSDVEAYAKDTAWGHHASSTCPIGADGDPMAVLDSSFRVRGVKGLRVVDASVYPRIPGTFTALSTYMVGEKAADVILSQNR, translated from the coding sequence ATGTATCCCTCATGGCAAACAGCCTTTTTAGGcttcaccatcctcacctCACTCGCCCACGCCGTCACCCTCAGCGGCTATGAATACGTCGTCGTCGGATCCGGAGCCGGCGGCGGCCCCCTCGCCGCACGCCTCGCCATGGCCGGCCACAAAACCCTCCTCATCGAAGCCGGCGACGACCAGGGCAACAACCCCAACTACACCGTCCCAGCGTACTCTGCGAAATCCTCGGAAGACGAGAAACTCGCATGGAACTTCTTCGTGCGGCACTACGCCGACGATGCCCGCCAGGCGCGCGACTACAAGACCTCGTATGAGACGCCGGAGGGAAAGATATACACTGGCCTGAATCCGCCGGCTGGCAGCAAGATGCTGGGGACGCTGTATCCTCGTACGGGGACATTGGGCGGGTGTACGGCTCATAATGCGTTGGTGGCGATTTATCCGCACCGCTCGGATTTTCAGTTTATTGCGTCGTTGACGGGTGATGATTCGTGGGCGCCGGATAATATGAGGAAGTACTTTGTGAGGATGGAGAATAATAGGTATTTGCTGCCGCTTGCGAGGGGGCATGGGTATAATGGGTGGTTGGACACGGATCGCGCGCCGTTGACTATTCCGTTGAAAGATCCGAAGTTGCTGAGCATGATTACGGGGGGGAGCTTCGCACTCGGGAATTATACAAAGTTGCTGCCGAATTTGTTGAATGTTCTGCTGGGCGATGCGAATGAGGATTCGGCGAGTCGCGACAAGGACGGCGGGTATTTCCAGATTCCGCTGTCTGCGGGTAATGGACGAAGATTTGGGTCTCGAGAGTTTGTGGTTGCTGTGAGGGACGCGAAGAACTGGGATGGGAGTAAGAAGTATCCTCTTGATGTGAGGATGAACTGCCACGTTACGAAGGTTGTGTTTGATGAGACGGGTGATACGCCGCGTGCTACGGGGGTGGAGTTTCTGGACGGAGCGTATCTTTATAAAGCGAGTCCGAGGTCGAAATCTGCAAAGGGGACGAAGGGATCGGTTACTGCTTCTAAAGAGGTGATTGTTGCGGGGGGGACGTATAATTCTCCTCAGATTCTTAAGCTGAGTGGCGTGGGACCAGCGGATGAACTCACCAAGTTTGGCATCAAGGTTGTTAAGGATCTACCTGGCGTGGGCACCAACCTCCAGGACCATTATGAGGTTGCTGTACAGGGTCGTGTCCCATCCGACTGGACGTTTCTCAAGGGATGTACCTTCTCTGATCCTGATCCTTGCTTGGACCGGTGGCAGCATCCTATCCTCGGCGATAGAGGAACATATGTGTCGAATGGCTTCGCTGCCGCTATGTTGATGAAGTCCTCGCAGGCAAGTGAATACGATGCCTTCATATTCGGTGGTCCCGTCAACTTCCGCGGCTACTTCCCCGGGTACAGCTACAACATCACATCCGACCACGACCTCTTCACATGGGCGATATTGAAGGGCCACCCGCGCAACAACGCCGGCCACGTGAAGCTCCTGTCCGCTGATCCCCTGGACACCCCTGAAATCGTGTACAATTACTTCGACACCGGAAGCGGGGACTATGCGTCTGATTTGACGGCCATCCGGGAAGCTATTCGCGTTGCGAGGGACGCGTTCAAGAGACAGCTCGTCAAGGTGGATGAGGTTTTGCCGGGTGCGAATGTCCAGTCTGATAGTGATGTGGAGGCGTATGCAAAGGACACGGCTTGGGGTCACCATGCTTCGTCGACGTGTCCTATCGGTGCGGATGGCGATCCTATGGCTGTTCTGGATTCGAGTTTTCGTGTGAGGGGCGTGAAGGGGCTGAGGGTCGTGGATGCGTCGGTGTATCCTAGGATTCCGGGGACGTTTACTGCGCTGTCGACGTATATGGTTGGTGAGAAGGCTGCGGATGTGATTTTGAGCCAGAATAGGTGA
- a CDS encoding NmrA family protein (similar to Metarhizium robertsii ARSEF 23 XP_007819282.1) — translation MSTNLITVFGATGSQGGSLINSILKNKRGTFTLRGITRDVRSSSSTALAARGVEMRQANCFRKDEVVEALKGSWGVFANTNSEDPAVTDVDGPSDTDVGKIIVDAAVEAGVKHFVYSGLPSSSKITNGSVSSQIFEEKYLVGEYAKSKNFDSVTIVSAGWYMENLMRDGMARIVGGFALYPDEEGYLTFQCPRWGGNEEIPFVAIADDYGDFVHGVFLDPHKYHQKFIQGFMTGKKSRYVVVEDWTTFHTSGDQTAQAVKNMFGFCQLSGGLYYGTPNDLTMARELKAAVAEAQGEASSELMSLERFIGRSFST, via the exons ATGTCCACAAACCTCATCACTGTCTTCGGGGCCACTGGATCTCAGGGTGGCAGCTTGATCAACTCTATTCTAAAGAACAAGAGAGGCACCTTCACTCTTCGCGGCATCACTCGCGATGTGCGGTCAAGCAGCTCTACGGCCCTGGCAGCTCGAGGTGTGGAGATGAGGCAGGCCAACTGTTTTAGAAAAGACGAAGTTGTTGAGGCGCTCAAGGGAAGTTGGGGTGtgtttgccaacaccaactcTGAAGATCCT GCTGTTACGGACGTCGATGGCCCTTCCGACACTGATGTGGGAAAGATCATCGTCGACGCCGCAGTAGAGGCCGGCGTGAAACATTTTGTCTATAGTGGTTTGCCGTCCAGCTCCAAGATTACAAACGGCTCTGTTTCCAGCCAGATATTCGAAG AAAAATATCTTGTAGGTGAATATGCCAAGTCTAAGAACTTCGACTCCGTTACCATCGTCAGTGCTGGCTGGTATATGGAGAACCTGATGCGCGACGGCATGGCTCGTATTGTCGGTGGATTCGCGTTGTACCCCGACGAGGAGGGATATCTTACCTTCCAATGCCCGCGATGGGGAGGCAACGAAGAAATTCCCTTTGTAGCTATTGCAGACGATTACGGCGATTTCGTGCACGGCGTGTTTCTCGACCCTCACAAGTACCATCAGAAGTTTATCCAGGGTTTCA TGACTGGGAAGAAGAGCCGTTACGTTGTCGTCGAAGACTGGACAACATTTCACACCAGTGGGGACCAAACCGCCCAGGCAGTCAAGAACATGTTTGGATTTTGCCAGCTCTCAGGTGGCTTGTACTACGGGACGCCTAACGATCTGACCATGGCAAGGGAGCTCAAGGCTGCGGTAGCTGAAGCCCAGGGGGAAGCTTCTTCAGAACTCATGTCGCTGGAGCGCTTTATTGGCAGGAGTTTTTCAACCTGA